In Actinacidiphila yeochonensis CN732, a genomic segment contains:
- a CDS encoding NADPH:quinone oxidoreductase family protein: MRAWRVHHYGEPREVLRPDEVPVPEPGPGQVRLRVRAAAVNFPDALLCRGRYQVRPPLPFTPGVEMCGEVELLGEGVEAGAPLTPGSRVVSTAALPGGAFAEYAVVPAAGVLPAPEALDDAEAAAFHIGYQTGWFALHRRAAVRPGETLLVHAAAGGVGSAAVQLGKAAGAVVVGVAGGPRKADAVRALGADVVVDRHAEDFVAVVKEVTGGRGADVVFDPVGGDAYTGSTKCVAFEGRIVVVGFAGGTVPAPGLNHALVKNYSVLGLHWGLYAQRDPAAVRAAHAELTRLAAEGTIRPLVSERLPLAAAPDAVQRLADGATTGRLTLHP, translated from the coding sequence GTGCGGGCATGGCGCGTCCACCACTACGGCGAACCACGCGAGGTGCTGCGCCCGGACGAGGTGCCCGTCCCCGAACCCGGCCCCGGCCAGGTGCGGTTGCGGGTGCGCGCGGCCGCGGTGAACTTCCCGGACGCCCTGCTCTGCCGCGGCCGGTACCAGGTCCGGCCGCCGCTGCCGTTCACCCCGGGCGTGGAGATGTGCGGCGAGGTCGAGCTGCTCGGAGAGGGTGTCGAGGCGGGCGCCCCGCTCACGCCCGGCTCCCGCGTCGTCAGCACCGCGGCCCTGCCCGGCGGGGCGTTCGCCGAGTACGCGGTCGTACCGGCGGCCGGGGTGCTGCCCGCGCCGGAGGCGCTGGACGACGCGGAGGCCGCCGCCTTCCACATCGGCTACCAGACGGGCTGGTTCGCGCTCCACCGGCGGGCCGCGGTCCGCCCCGGGGAGACGCTGCTGGTGCACGCGGCGGCCGGCGGTGTCGGCAGCGCGGCCGTCCAGCTCGGCAAGGCGGCGGGGGCGGTCGTCGTCGGCGTGGCGGGCGGACCCCGGAAGGCCGATGCCGTCAGGGCACTGGGCGCGGACGTGGTCGTCGACCGGCACGCGGAGGACTTCGTCGCCGTCGTCAAGGAGGTGACGGGCGGCCGCGGCGCCGACGTCGTCTTCGACCCGGTCGGCGGTGACGCCTACACCGGGTCCACCAAGTGCGTCGCGTTCGAGGGGCGGATCGTCGTGGTGGGCTTCGCCGGCGGTACGGTCCCCGCACCTGGGCTCAACCACGCGCTGGTGAAGAACTACTCCGTCCTCGGCCTGCACTGGGGCCTGTACGCGCAGCGCGACCCGGCCGCGGTACGGGCCGCGCACGCCGAACTCACCCGTCTCGCCGCCGAGGGGACGATCCGCCCCCTGGTCTCCGAACGCCTCCCGCTCGCGGCCGCGCCCGACGCCGTCCAGCGCCTCGCCGACGGCGCCACCACCGGCCGCCTCACCCTCCACCCCTGA
- a CDS encoding acyl-CoA dehydrogenase family protein yields the protein MDFAYDARTEELRGRLQAFLDERVYPAEEVFARQREAAEGDARWSAPPVVEELKAQARALGLWNLFLPGELGAGLTNLQYAPLAELTGRSPHLAPPALNCAAPDTGNMELLAEFGTPEQRERWLEPLLAGEIRSAFAMTEPDVASSDATNIETRIERDGDSYVVNGRKWFISGAMNPKCAVFVVMGKTDPSAERHRQQSQVLVDRDTPGVQVRRAMTVFGYDDGDHGGHAEVVFRDVRVPVANLLGEEGGGFAIAQARLGPGRVHHCMRLIGMAERALELMCRRAVGRTAFGRPLADQGVVREWIAEARVEIEQLRLLVLKTAWLMDTVGNRGAHTEIQAIKIATPAAVLRIIDRAVQVHGAAGVSQDVPLAQLWAAARTLRLADGPDEVHKRSLARRELRRYA from the coding sequence ATGGACTTCGCCTACGACGCCCGGACCGAGGAGCTGCGGGGCCGGCTCCAGGCATTCCTGGACGAGCGGGTGTACCCGGCCGAGGAGGTCTTCGCCCGGCAGCGCGAGGCCGCCGAGGGCGACGCGCGCTGGTCGGCGCCGCCGGTGGTGGAGGAGCTGAAGGCGCAGGCGCGGGCCCTCGGCCTGTGGAACCTCTTCCTCCCCGGCGAGCTGGGCGCCGGCCTGACCAACCTCCAGTACGCGCCGCTGGCCGAACTCACCGGCCGCAGCCCGCACCTGGCCCCGCCGGCCCTCAACTGCGCCGCCCCGGACACCGGCAACATGGAGCTGCTGGCCGAGTTCGGCACCCCCGAGCAGCGCGAGCGGTGGCTGGAGCCGCTGCTGGCCGGGGAGATCCGCTCGGCGTTCGCCATGACCGAGCCGGACGTGGCCTCGTCCGACGCGACCAACATCGAGACCCGGATCGAGCGCGACGGCGACTCCTACGTCGTCAACGGGCGCAAGTGGTTCATCTCCGGGGCGATGAACCCGAAGTGCGCCGTCTTCGTGGTGATGGGCAAGACCGACCCGTCCGCCGAGCGCCACCGCCAGCAGAGCCAGGTCCTGGTGGACCGCGACACCCCCGGCGTGCAGGTGCGGCGCGCGATGACCGTCTTCGGATACGACGACGGCGACCACGGCGGGCACGCGGAGGTGGTCTTCCGCGACGTCCGGGTGCCGGTGGCGAACCTGCTCGGTGAGGAGGGCGGCGGCTTCGCCATCGCCCAGGCCCGGCTGGGACCGGGGCGCGTCCACCACTGCATGCGGCTGATCGGGATGGCCGAGCGGGCCCTTGAGCTGATGTGCCGGCGGGCGGTCGGTCGCACCGCGTTCGGCCGGCCGCTGGCCGACCAGGGCGTGGTGCGCGAGTGGATCGCCGAGGCGCGGGTGGAGATCGAGCAGCTGCGGCTGCTGGTGCTCAAGACGGCCTGGCTGATGGACACCGTGGGCAACCGCGGCGCCCACACGGAGATCCAGGCCATCAAGATCGCGACGCCCGCCGCGGTGCTGCGGATCATCGACCGGGCGGTGCAGGTCCACGGCGCCGCGGGCGTCTCGCAGGACGTCCCGCTGGCGCAGCTGTGGGCGGCGGCCCGGACGCTGCGGCTCGCGGACGGGCCGGACGAGGTCCACAAGCGGTCGCTGGCGCGCCGCGAGCTGCGCCGGTACGCGTAG
- a CDS encoding phosphotransferase family protein, whose translation MPDASDVPTAWPGLDLDRLRRHLDRERPGLAAGPLTAELVHGGRSNLTYRVADGARTWIVRRPPLGHVLATAHDMAREYRVISALAATPVPVPRGELLCEDPEVLGAPFYVMEDVPGTPYRGEEQLRAIGPERTRAAVETLVDTLVELHAVDPVAVGLAGFGRPEGYLERQLRRWGGQLDASRSRELPGIDALHAALVRRLPDSPAPTVVHGDYRLDNVLIDDAGRLTAVLDWEMSTLGDPLTDLGLLVMYSGQRGPELLSATAAGGAPGHPDTGEIVHRYAEQSGRDVSAVGWYTAFACFKLAVIAEGIHYRWTLGQTVGEGFDRIGAAVPGIVRRGLATLGEDGGHLAGERGDDQYRED comes from the coding sequence ATGCCTGACGCCTCCGACGTCCCCACCGCGTGGCCCGGACTGGACCTGGACCGCCTCCGCCGCCACCTGGACCGCGAGCGCCCCGGGCTGGCGGCCGGCCCGCTGACCGCCGAGCTGGTGCACGGCGGCCGCTCCAACCTCACCTACCGGGTGGCCGACGGCGCCCGCACCTGGATCGTCCGCCGGCCGCCGCTGGGCCATGTGCTCGCCACCGCGCACGACATGGCCCGGGAGTACCGCGTGATCAGCGCGCTGGCCGCCACCCCCGTCCCCGTCCCGCGCGGTGAGCTGCTGTGCGAGGACCCGGAGGTGCTCGGCGCGCCCTTCTACGTCATGGAGGACGTGCCGGGGACGCCGTACCGCGGCGAGGAGCAGCTGCGCGCGATCGGGCCCGAGCGCACCCGCGCGGCCGTCGAGACGCTGGTGGACACCCTGGTGGAGCTGCACGCGGTGGACCCGGTGGCGGTGGGGCTGGCCGGCTTCGGGCGGCCCGAGGGCTACCTGGAGCGGCAGCTGCGCCGTTGGGGCGGGCAGCTGGACGCCTCCCGCAGCCGCGAGCTGCCCGGGATCGACGCGCTGCACGCCGCGCTCGTCCGGCGGCTGCCGGACTCCCCCGCGCCGACCGTCGTGCACGGCGACTACCGGCTGGACAACGTGCTGATCGACGACGCGGGCAGGCTGACGGCGGTGCTGGACTGGGAGATGTCCACCCTCGGTGACCCGCTCACCGACCTCGGCCTGCTGGTGATGTACTCCGGGCAGCGCGGCCCCGAGCTGCTGTCGGCCACCGCCGCCGGCGGGGCGCCCGGCCACCCGGACACCGGGGAGATCGTCCACCGGTACGCCGAGCAATCGGGGCGGGACGTCTCGGCCGTCGGCTGGTACACCGCCTTCGCCTGCTTCAAGCTCGCGGTGATCGCCGAGGGCATCCACTACCGCTGGACCCTCGGACAGACCGTCGGCGAGGGCTTCGACCGGATCGGGGCCGCCGTCCCCGGCATCGTCCGGCGCGGCCTGGCCACCCTCGGCGAGGACGGCGGCCACCTCGCCGGGGAGCGCGGCGACGACCAGTACAGGGAGGACTGA
- a CDS encoding glucarate dehydratase family protein — MQTAVSTVAPSAALSERDAARTVAEVRLTPILIADPPLLNTHGVHQPYTPRLIVEVVTEDGTTGVGETYGDTRYLELAAPLAKALPGHLISDLNGLAALADRVCAPPEQTSDSVSAGGLRGVQTADKLRLSVVSGFEVALLDALGKTLGLPVHALLGGRVRDRVDYSAYLFYRLAEHPQGQGEPDTWGAALDPEGVVAQARRFADTYGFGSFKLKGGVFPPEEEVAAVRALAEAFPGRPLRLDPNGAWSVETSVKVARDLADVLEYLEDPAGGTDGMAEVAAATGVPLATNMCVTTFAEIPEAFTRGAVQVVLSDHHYWGGLRNTQHLAAVCRTFGVGLSMHSNTHLGISLAAMTHVAATVPNLDYACDTHYPWQTEDVITRRHTFHDGALPVSDLPGLGVELDRDALAVLHQRWLDDDGTMRDRDDAAAMRKADPRWRTPSVPRW, encoded by the coding sequence ATGCAGACAGCGGTTTCGACGGTGGCCCCCTCGGCGGCCCTCTCCGAGCGGGACGCGGCGCGGACCGTCGCCGAGGTACGGCTGACCCCCATCCTGATCGCCGACCCGCCGCTGCTCAACACCCACGGCGTCCACCAGCCCTACACGCCGCGCCTGATCGTCGAGGTGGTCACCGAGGACGGCACCACCGGCGTGGGTGAGACCTACGGCGACACCCGCTACCTGGAACTGGCCGCCCCGCTGGCGAAGGCGCTGCCCGGCCACCTGATCAGCGACCTGAACGGCCTCGCCGCCCTCGCCGACCGGGTCTGCGCCCCGCCGGAGCAGACCTCCGACTCCGTCAGCGCCGGCGGCCTGCGCGGTGTGCAGACCGCCGACAAGCTGCGGCTGTCGGTCGTCTCCGGCTTCGAGGTCGCCCTGCTCGACGCGCTCGGCAAGACCCTCGGCCTGCCCGTCCACGCCCTCCTCGGCGGCAGGGTCCGCGACCGCGTCGACTACAGCGCCTACCTCTTCTACCGTCTCGCCGAGCACCCCCAGGGCCAGGGCGAGCCGGACACGTGGGGCGCCGCGCTCGACCCGGAGGGCGTGGTCGCGCAGGCCCGCCGCTTCGCCGACACCTACGGCTTCGGCTCCTTCAAGCTCAAGGGCGGCGTCTTCCCGCCCGAGGAGGAGGTCGCCGCGGTGCGCGCGCTGGCCGAGGCGTTCCCCGGCCGGCCGCTGCGCCTGGACCCCAACGGCGCCTGGTCGGTGGAGACCTCGGTGAAGGTCGCGCGCGACCTGGCAGACGTCCTGGAGTACCTGGAGGACCCGGCCGGCGGCACCGACGGCATGGCGGAGGTGGCCGCGGCCACCGGCGTCCCACTGGCCACCAACATGTGCGTGACCACCTTCGCGGAGATCCCCGAGGCGTTCACCCGCGGCGCCGTGCAGGTCGTCCTCTCCGACCACCACTACTGGGGCGGGCTGCGCAACACCCAGCACCTCGCGGCGGTCTGCCGCACCTTCGGGGTGGGCCTGTCGATGCACTCCAACACCCACCTCGGCATCAGCCTGGCCGCGATGACGCATGTCGCCGCCACCGTGCCCAACCTCGACTACGCCTGCGACACGCACTACCCGTGGCAGACCGAGGACGTCATCACCCGACGGCACACCTTCCACGACGGCGCGCTGCCGGTCAGCGACCTGCCGGGCCTCGGCGTCGAGCTCGACCGCGACGCGCTGGCCGTCCTGCACCAGCGGTGGCTCGACGACGACGGCACGATGCGCGACCGCGACGACGCCGCGGCCATGCGCAAGGCCGACCCGCGGTGGCGCACCCCCTCGGTGCCGCGCTGGTAG
- a CDS encoding gluconokinase, with protein MGVSGSGKSTVGMSLAERLGLPYAEADDFHPPANVAKMAAGHPLDDEDRAPWLDAIADWIAGRAGQGGVVSCSALRRRYRDRLRAAAPDLFFLHLTAAPELIATRLSSRAGHFMPAGLLGSQLETLEALEDDERGAAVPVDGGPDAVVERALALLPH; from the coding sequence ATGGGGGTGTCCGGCTCCGGCAAGTCGACCGTCGGCATGTCGCTGGCGGAGCGGCTCGGCCTGCCCTACGCGGAGGCCGACGACTTCCACCCGCCCGCCAACGTCGCCAAGATGGCCGCCGGGCACCCGCTGGACGACGAGGACCGCGCGCCCTGGCTGGACGCCATAGCCGACTGGATCGCCGGGCGCGCCGGGCAGGGCGGCGTGGTGAGCTGCTCGGCGCTGCGCCGCCGCTACCGCGACCGGCTGCGGGCCGCCGCACCCGACCTGTTCTTCCTGCACCTCACCGCCGCGCCGGAGTTGATCGCCACCCGGCTGTCGAGCCGCGCCGGGCACTTCATGCCGGCCGGCCTGCTCGGTTCCCAGCTGGAGACGCTGGAGGCGCTGGAGGACGACGAGCGCGGGGCCGCCGTCCCGGTCGACGGCGGCCCCGACGCGGTCGTCGAGCGGGCGCTGGCCCTCCTGCCGCACTGA
- a CDS encoding NUDIX hydrolase, which produces MSRASEPQHSPEPDAPYGEARDAASGGGEPLSADEVLDVVDEHDRVTGTARRADVYARGLRHRAAFILVRDARERIFVHRRTDRKLIFPSRYDLFVGGVLGAGESYDEAALREAEEELGVTGLPRPTPLFRFLYEDGGGRGSWWSAVYEVRWDGPVDPQPEEVAWHAFLTEDEVAARLTQWPWVPDGLAAYQRLLRLRESDTQQP; this is translated from the coding sequence ATGAGCCGAGCGTCCGAGCCGCAGCACTCCCCGGAACCTGACGCCCCGTACGGGGAGGCGCGGGACGCCGCGTCCGGCGGCGGGGAGCCGCTCAGCGCCGACGAGGTGCTGGACGTGGTCGACGAGCACGACCGCGTCACCGGCACCGCCCGCCGCGCCGACGTCTACGCCCGCGGGCTGCGCCACCGTGCCGCGTTCATCCTGGTCCGGGACGCGCGGGAGCGGATCTTCGTGCACCGCCGAACCGACCGCAAGCTCATCTTCCCCTCGCGCTACGACCTGTTCGTGGGCGGCGTCCTCGGCGCGGGCGAGTCGTACGACGAGGCCGCCCTGCGCGAGGCCGAGGAGGAGCTGGGCGTCACCGGGCTGCCGCGCCCCACCCCGCTGTTCAGGTTCCTGTACGAGGACGGCGGCGGGCGCGGCTCGTGGTGGTCGGCGGTGTACGAGGTGCGCTGGGACGGGCCGGTGGACCCGCAGCCGGAGGAGGTCGCCTGGCACGCGTTCCTCACCGAGGACGAGGTGGCCGCCCGGCTCACGCAGTGGCCGTGGGTACCGGACGGGCTCGCCGCCTACCAGCGCCTGCTGCGGTTGCGCGAGAGCGACACCCAGCAACCCTGA
- a CDS encoding ATP-grasp domain-containing protein: MPTPVLYCGDPLEPRRVDEHFAPEAQEVRACGGAVGLIDHDALLRGDARQAVAHVPAGLGNAWYRGWMIPGDRYAALAEALSRRGTELLVTPEQYRTAHELPGWYPAFTGITPASVWRPTEPGGTLTADDLAALAEPLPPGPGIVKDYVKSRKHEWEQACFVPDLADAAGLGRVVRRFVELQEEFLAGGIVLRAFEAFSKPESVAAEARVWWLDGDPRLLTPHPDSPFGRGLVPDLDHVRPAVRRLGCRFVTTDMALRSDGVWRVVEVGDGQVGDLHPSVSRGALAALLVGP, from the coding sequence ATGCCGACACCCGTCCTGTACTGCGGTGATCCGCTGGAGCCCCGACGTGTGGACGAGCACTTCGCGCCGGAGGCACAGGAGGTCCGCGCCTGCGGCGGAGCGGTCGGGCTGATCGACCACGACGCGCTGCTACGGGGCGACGCGCGGCAGGCCGTCGCACACGTACCGGCCGGGCTGGGGAACGCCTGGTACCGGGGCTGGATGATTCCCGGCGATCGGTACGCCGCGCTGGCCGAGGCGCTGAGCAGGCGTGGCACCGAGTTGCTCGTCACACCGGAGCAATACCGGACCGCTCACGAACTGCCGGGCTGGTATCCGGCGTTCACCGGCATCACGCCGGCGAGCGTCTGGCGCCCCACCGAGCCCGGCGGGACGTTGACCGCCGACGACCTGGCCGCTCTCGCCGAGCCCCTGCCGCCGGGCCCGGGAATCGTGAAGGACTACGTCAAGTCCCGCAAGCACGAGTGGGAGCAGGCGTGCTTCGTTCCCGATCTCGCCGACGCCGCGGGGCTGGGGCGGGTGGTGCGGCGCTTCGTCGAACTGCAGGAGGAGTTCCTGGCCGGCGGGATCGTACTGCGCGCCTTCGAGGCGTTCTCGAAGCCCGAGTCCGTCGCGGCCGAGGCCCGCGTGTGGTGGCTGGACGGGGACCCCAGGCTGCTGACGCCCCATCCGGACAGTCCGTTCGGAAGAGGACTGGTGCCCGACCTCGACCACGTCCGCCCCGCGGTGCGGCGCCTGGGGTGCCGGTTCGTCACGACCGACATGGCCCTTCGCTCGGACGGGGTGTGGCGGGTCGTGGAAGTCGGCGACGGCCAGGTCGGTGATCTGCATCCGTCGGTCAGCCGAGGCGCACTGGCCGCGCTGCTGGTCGGTCC